From one Streptomyces mobaraensis genomic stretch:
- a CDS encoding LysR family transcriptional regulator: MLNLERLRTLDAVARYGSVSAAAAELRVTTSAVSQQLAKLERETGERLLARQGRGIRLTDAGRLLAAHAERILAQVALARSDLEAQRGRAVGRLLLGAFPTAVRGVLPAALTRLRADHPHLTVATEEMRPEEAVRRIERGDLDVAVVLDWTNRPMPLPAGLSKAMVLDDPVDVAVPAGHPLADRPDVLLEDFADDEWVSWPKGEFCHDWLLGTLRAQGVEPRIAHMADEHHTQLVLVAAGLGVVVSPRLGRGPLPAGVRMVPVREAMCRHVFAVWRADAGARPSVRATVDALRAAGRELAPTSCPPADPPDGSWSRTESRAQ; this comes from the coding sequence ATGTTGAATCTGGAGCGTTTGCGCACCCTGGACGCCGTCGCCCGGTACGGATCCGTCAGCGCCGCCGCCGCGGAACTGCGGGTGACGACCTCCGCCGTCTCCCAGCAACTGGCCAAGCTGGAACGCGAGACGGGCGAGCGGCTGCTGGCCCGGCAGGGCCGCGGCATCCGCCTCACCGACGCCGGCCGGCTGCTCGCCGCCCACGCGGAGCGCATCCTGGCGCAGGTCGCCCTCGCCCGGTCGGACCTGGAGGCGCAGCGGGGCCGGGCCGTCGGCCGGCTGTTGCTCGGCGCCTTCCCCACCGCCGTCCGCGGAGTGCTCCCGGCCGCCCTGACCAGGCTTCGCGCCGACCACCCCCACCTCACGGTCGCCACCGAGGAGATGCGCCCTGAGGAGGCCGTGCGGCGGATCGAACGCGGCGACCTCGACGTCGCGGTCGTCCTCGACTGGACCAACCGGCCGATGCCCCTGCCCGCCGGGCTGTCCAAGGCCATGGTCCTGGACGACCCCGTGGACGTCGCCGTGCCCGCCGGGCACCCGCTCGCCGACCGCCCGGACGTCCTCCTGGAGGACTTCGCCGACGACGAGTGGGTCTCCTGGCCCAAGGGCGAGTTCTGCCACGACTGGCTGCTGGGCACCCTGCGCGCCCAGGGCGTCGAGCCCCGCATCGCGCACATGGCCGACGAGCACCACACCCAGCTCGTCCTCGTCGCCGCCGGCCTCGGCGTCGTCGTCTCCCCGCGCCTGGGCCGCGGTCCACTCCCCGCCGGGGTGCGCATGGTGCCGGTGCGGGAGGCGATGTGCCGTCATGTGTTCGCGGTCTGGCGCGCCGACGCGGGCGCGCGGCCGTCCGTCCGCGCCACGGTCGACGCGCTGCGCGCGGCCGGACGGGAGCTCGCCCCCACCTCATGCCCGCCGGCGGATCCCCCTGACGGATCATGGAGTCGTACGGAATCCCGCGCGCAGTGA
- a CDS encoding DUF6183 family protein yields the protein MDVAEMDELPWDAAIIWGQARDVERLTALGEALARERAAAHKRLRDLDHRLAQVLRALALTPGRQFVEQLLHVYRTAQSTDAGTPSGARFLASLLAEAQSVEDLEPALCYTSENVFEDLRGCLFHELLLRGVRADEIHRVTGGTHFCEPWNGLSWLPDTLAEMEHGAAFPSRHYNGAASPGCSSLRSPVSLDAAARRAGAGHPMTVATTPRLAELITGPPEQGNWGAHDVGVFTTERPVTPEAFPGVVASLPMDCLEGLGEDDRFVFAPCTLKEVWHLLYETASHTAMYGPGVLGAYGRLSAWWSLAGLAGAGPEAGPAEVERQAAACTWLRFEADSEWFHNEIGNDYGIAALSPDGRRIAVLAATDTD from the coding sequence ATGGATGTGGCAGAGATGGACGAGTTGCCGTGGGACGCGGCCATCATCTGGGGACAGGCACGTGACGTGGAGCGGCTCACCGCGCTCGGCGAAGCTCTGGCGCGAGAACGCGCGGCAGCGCACAAACGCCTCCGTGACCTCGACCACCGCCTCGCACAGGTCCTGCGGGCCCTGGCGCTGACCCCGGGACGGCAGTTCGTCGAGCAGCTGCTGCACGTCTACCGCACCGCCCAGTCCACGGACGCCGGCACGCCGTCCGGGGCGCGGTTCCTGGCCTCCCTGCTCGCCGAGGCCCAGAGCGTGGAAGACCTGGAGCCCGCCCTGTGTTACACGAGCGAGAACGTCTTCGAGGATCTGCGCGGCTGCCTGTTCCACGAACTGCTGCTGCGCGGTGTGCGGGCCGACGAGATCCACCGCGTGACGGGCGGTACGCACTTCTGCGAGCCCTGGAACGGCCTGTCCTGGCTCCCGGACACGCTCGCGGAGATGGAACACGGCGCCGCTTTCCCCAGCCGCCACTACAACGGCGCCGCGAGCCCGGGGTGTTCGAGCCTGCGCTCGCCGGTCTCCCTCGACGCCGCCGCCCGCCGCGCCGGAGCCGGGCACCCCATGACCGTCGCCACCACCCCGCGGCTCGCCGAGCTGATCACAGGGCCTCCGGAACAGGGCAACTGGGGCGCTCACGACGTCGGGGTCTTCACCACCGAGCGGCCCGTCACGCCGGAGGCGTTCCCCGGGGTCGTCGCCTCGCTGCCGATGGACTGCCTGGAGGGCCTGGGTGAGGACGACCGCTTCGTCTTCGCCCCCTGCACCCTCAAGGAGGTCTGGCACCTGCTGTACGAGACCGCCTCCCACACCGCGATGTACGGCCCGGGGGTCCTGGGCGCCTACGGCCGCCTGTCCGCCTGGTGGTCGCTCGCCGGACTGGCCGGCGCGGGACCCGAGGCCGGGCCGGCGGAGGTCGAGCGGCAGGCGGCGGCCTGCACCTGGCTCCGCTTCGAGGCCGACTCCGAGTGGTTCCACAACGAGATAGGCAACGACTACGGCATCGCGGCACTGTCCCCCGACGGCCGCCGGATCGCCGTGCTGGCCGCCACCGACACCGACTGA
- a CDS encoding HipA family kinase, whose protein sequence is MLPEVTATRYVTPLREGGSLPGVVEADDLGTYVVKFTGAGQGRKTLVAEVVCGRLARALGLRVPDLVGVRIDPVIGRGEPDQEVQALLKSSGGLNLGMDFLPGALGFDPLAFETDAAEAGRVVWFDALVGNVDRSWRNPNLLVWHGALWLIDHGATMIWHHNWPSAGAAAEKGYDASDHVLATFAPDLAAATAELAPRVTEELLTEVVAAVPDVWLEDEPGFGGPDAVRRAYVEVLLARAAGIGDRITLGERSADKPSQAPEWVRVRLDHRKAGK, encoded by the coding sequence ATGCTGCCTGAGGTCACCGCCACCCGCTATGTCACGCCTCTGCGGGAGGGCGGGTCGTTGCCCGGGGTCGTCGAGGCAGACGATCTCGGGACGTACGTCGTCAAGTTCACCGGGGCGGGGCAGGGGCGCAAGACGCTCGTGGCCGAGGTGGTGTGCGGGCGGCTCGCCCGGGCGCTCGGGCTGCGGGTGCCCGATCTGGTCGGTGTGCGGATCGACCCGGTGATCGGGCGGGGGGAGCCGGACCAGGAGGTGCAGGCGCTGCTGAAGTCGAGCGGCGGCCTCAACCTGGGGATGGACTTCCTGCCCGGAGCGCTCGGCTTCGACCCGCTGGCGTTCGAGACGGACGCCGCCGAGGCCGGGCGCGTGGTGTGGTTCGACGCCCTGGTGGGCAACGTCGACCGGTCCTGGCGCAACCCCAACCTGCTGGTCTGGCACGGCGCCCTGTGGCTGATCGACCACGGCGCCACCATGATCTGGCACCACAACTGGCCCTCCGCCGGCGCCGCCGCGGAGAAGGGGTACGACGCCTCGGACCACGTTCTGGCCACCTTCGCCCCCGACCTCGCCGCCGCGACGGCCGAACTCGCCCCGCGCGTCACCGAGGAGCTGCTGACCGAGGTCGTCGCCGCCGTCCCCGACGTCTGGCTGGAGGACGAGCCGGGCTTCGGCGGGCCGGACGCGGTGCGCCGGGCCTACGTCGAGGTGCTGCTCGCCCGGGCGGCCGGCATCGGCGACCGGATCACGCTCGGCGAACGCAGCGCCGACAAGCCCTCGCAGGCGCCCGAGTGGGTGCGGGTCAGGCTGGACCACAGGAAGGCCGGGAAGTGA
- a CDS encoding DUF3037 domain-containing protein — MKDVRTKGVRPKDVKERDVFEYALLRVVPRVERGEQINAGVVVYCQARSFVEARVHLDEARLLALDPAVDVAGVRAALRAVEGVCAGGERAGQAACDDAGRRFRWLIAPRSTVVQPGPVHTGLTLDPSGEPERLLDLLVR, encoded by the coding sequence ATGAAGGACGTCAGGACGAAGGGCGTCAGGCCGAAGGACGTCAAGGAGCGGGACGTCTTCGAGTACGCGCTGCTGCGGGTCGTGCCGCGCGTCGAGCGCGGGGAGCAGATCAACGCGGGCGTCGTCGTCTACTGCCAGGCGCGGTCGTTCGTCGAGGCCCGCGTCCACCTCGACGAGGCCCGGCTGCTCGCGCTCGACCCCGCGGTGGACGTCGCCGGGGTGCGGGCCGCGCTCCGCGCCGTCGAGGGCGTCTGCGCCGGCGGCGAGCGGGCCGGGCAGGCCGCCTGCGACGACGCCGGACGCCGCTTCCGCTGGCTGATCGCGCCGCGCAGCACGGTCGTCCAGCCGGGCCCGGTGCACACCGGGCTGACGCTCGACCCGAGTGGGGAGCCGGAGCGGCTGCTCGACCTGCTGGTCCGGTGA